The following coding sequences lie in one Arachis stenosperma cultivar V10309 chromosome 5, arast.V10309.gnm1.PFL2, whole genome shotgun sequence genomic window:
- the LOC130980849 gene encoding uncharacterized protein LOC130980849, which produces MKDVLSHMKDWRETEIVLLNEECSAIIQYSLPEKFKDPRSFMIPCTLGDACTRTALYDLGASINLIPASLIKKLCLTEEVKPTRICLQLANGSIKIPSGVIKDMIVRVGPFTFSTDFVVLDMEGHKSASVILGRPFLVTRRTLIDVEKGEVTLRVNEEKFVLNAVKPMQHPNTPE; this is translated from the coding sequence atgaaggatgTTCTAAGTCAtatgaaggattggagagaGACAGAAATAGTCCTCCTCAATGAAGAGTGCAGTGCAATCATTCAATACAGCTTACCAGAAAAATTTAAGGATCctagaagctttatgataccatgcactcTAGGTGATGCTTGTACAAGGACAGCTCTAtatgaccttggagcaagcatcaacctaatacctgcttCATTAATAAAGAAGCTTTGCTTAACTGaggaagtcaaaccaacccgcaTATGCCTTCAACTTGCTAATGGTTCTATTAAGATACCATCGGGAGTAATCAAAGACATGATTGTCAGAGTTGGACCATTTACAttttccactgactttgtggttcTAGATATGGAAGGGCACAAGAGTGCATCCGTTATCCTAGGGAGACCCTTCCTAGTTACAAGACGGACCCTCATTGATGTtgaaaaaggggaagtaaccttgagagtcaatgaggaaaaGTTCGTACTGAATGCTGTCAAGCCTATGCAGCATCCAAACACCCCTGAGTAA